A DNA window from Maribellus comscasis contains the following coding sequences:
- a CDS encoding response regulator transcription factor, translating to MKILIAYDQRLVAECLKTYMVENQHSQIVGLVNNAENPFKVIADLRPNLIIFEFKLWSIKYIDYMSKLNLKFPRLKILVISELISHVLMMKIMPFINGYIVKSCSADKIILAIQEIKTAGKYLCPKAVDKFFSCQREEQNDSKLTSREKQILGTWITEETYNAVANTLNISESTVRTHLKNIREKLGSLNHLQMMIYACQHNLISDKHKPICPNCRFSASIS from the coding sequence ATGAAAATATTGATTGCCTATGATCAGAGGTTGGTTGCTGAATGTCTTAAAACTTATATGGTAGAAAATCAGCATTCTCAGATAGTAGGTCTGGTCAACAATGCCGAAAATCCGTTTAAAGTTATTGCCGATTTACGTCCTAACTTAATAATCTTTGAATTTAAGTTGTGGTCTATAAAATATATAGACTATATGTCGAAGTTAAATTTAAAATTTCCGCGACTAAAAATACTGGTTATCTCCGAATTGATTTCGCATGTTCTTATGATGAAGATTATGCCTTTTATTAACGGGTATATTGTGAAAAGCTGTTCGGCAGATAAAATCATTCTTGCTATTCAGGAGATTAAAACTGCGGGAAAATATTTGTGTCCTAAGGCCGTAGATAAATTTTTTAGTTGTCAGAGAGAAGAGCAGAATGATTCAAAATTAACCAGCAGAGAGAAACAGATTTTAGGAACATGGATTACCGAAGAAACCTATAATGCGGTAGCAAATACACTTAATATAAGTGAGTCGACTGTACGTACGCATTTGAAAAATATTCGGGAAAAATTGGGCAGTCTAAATCATTTACAAATGATGATTTATGCCTGTCAACACAATTTAATAAGCGATAAACACAAACCAATTTGCCCGAATTGCAGGTTTTCAGCAAGCATTTCCTAA